ACAAGCTTATCACTGTTTTTGTTGAATTCGCTGTGCATAATTCCGGTTCCTGCACTCATCACCTGAATATCTCCGCTTCTGATCACCGCCGTATTTCCCATGCTGTCTTTGTGCTCAAGATCACCTTCCAAAGGAATACTGATGATTTCCATATTATCGTGAGGATGTGTTCCAAAGCCTCTTCCTGCTTCCACTTTATCATCATTCAGGACTCTCAGTACTCCAAAGTGCATTCTTTCAGGATTATAATAATTGGCAAAGCTGAAGGTGTGCTGGCTTAGCAGCCATCCGTGATCTGCTTTTCCTCTTGAGTCTGCTCTGTGGATGACAGAGTTTTCTTTTATTTTTGATTCTGTATTGGGTAGATGATTGTATCCGATCGGTTCTAATGGTTCGATCTCGTCAATATCATTTTTCATAGCGCTGGCCAAAGAAGCAGATGCTACAAACATTCCTGTTCCCAATAATCCTTTCTTTAAAAAATCTTTTCTGTCCATATCAAATTGTTATTTGTTCTTGTTTGATAGGACAAATTTAGAGAGATGGATAACCCTGCACATTTAACTAGTTTAATAAATGATTTTGCAGCAAAAAAAAATGCCGGATACAAAAAGTATCCGGCAGTATGACTATATTGGATTGTTGTAACTTTATTTAGATTCCTATGGAATGACAAGGTGTATGGATAAACTAAACATTGTATTTGTCATTCCGCAGGAATCCGGCCTTGTTTTCTATACTTTCACAATCTTTATACTGTTCACAAATACCCCAAATGAAAACGTGAAAATTCCCCTCTTCCGGAGGGGTGGCGAAAATTCAAAGAATTTTTGACAGGGTGGTCTTACACGCAAAGTCATCAAGAGCAAAAATTTGCCTAGTCATTCATGCAGATCTCTGCAATCTGCGGGTATAAAAAATTAAGATTTATTTCTCCTTCTTTGAAGCAAGACGTTTTCTGATGGTACTTACAAATTCTTTTGAAACACCAAGGTAGGAAGCGATATAATACTGTGCTACTCTTTGTGGGATTGAAGGGTATACTCTGATAAATTCAAGGTATCTGTCTGATGCGGTTTTGGAAATAGTGTTTACCAATCGGCTCTGCAATGTTGCCAGATTTCTCTGAACCAGCATTCTGAAAACCCTTTCGAATTTAGGAATCACCTGCAGTAATTTTTCTTTCGTTGTGGGATTCAACATATAGATTTCTGAATCTTCCAGAGTTTCGATATACACTTTAGAAGGCTTCTGCTCCTGAAATGATGCAATATCACTGATCCACCAGTCTTCAATGGCAAACAGAAGAGTGACTTCTGTACCGTCATCATCCAAACAATACATTCTTACACATCCTTTGTGAATATAACCTTCAAACTGGCAGATCTCTCCTTCTCTGAGTAAAACTGTTTTCTTTGGAAACGACTGACAAACAAGCAGATCTGTGATTTTTTTTTCTTCTTCCGGAGTGATTGAAATAAATCGTGTAATATTTTTGATGATATTTTCGAACATGATGTCAGGTTTATCCCTGCAAATTAGGAAAAAGACTGTAAACTTCATTCTTTAAAAGTCCACTTCCTCCTCCATAATGATCGATTACTTTAACATCTTTATCTAAACCTGCACAAAATATTTTTATATCTTTCTCAAAATCATCTTCTAAGCCGGAGCTTAGAAGAACAATATCTACGGTATTATTTTTTATATATTCATTGCAGAAATTTTCATCACTTTGTATTTCTGCCGTCCACCCCTCATTATTTTCTATAATTCTTTTTAAAGTATCCAGAATTTCCTGGTTCTTTCCAATGACTAAAAAATGTAATGTTTTCATATTGTTCAAGGTTTAAAGTTTAAAATTCAAGGTTCAAGGTTTAAAGTTCAATGTTTATATTGTTGGAGTAAAGGGTAAAAGACAGATGAAATAACTCTGATACTCTCAAACCCTCCGACCCTCAAACTCGTATCCCGAACTTCGCATCCCTCCTACAAATGCTTATTTCCAGTAATTTTCAATTCATTCAGATCCAGTTGTGATTCTGCTTTTCTTATCTCGTCTTCGCTGAAGCTTTTTTCACGTTTCATTTGAAACAGTTCTTTTCTCTGCAGGGCAAATATATGCAGCATCACGTTATGATACTCTGCCATATCATTTTGTCTGTTGGTACACATTTCCAAAGAGTTTAAATGATTCTGGTGAAGTTTGATATCGGTTTCCAAAGCTTTTTTAAAATTCTCAAGCAGACTATTATTGTTCACCAATTCATTATACTCTTTATCAAGTTTTTGGACTGCAAGTTTATCCAGTCTCATTTGAATTCCCGCCTGCTGTTCATGAGAAGGAAGAATAGGGTCAATTTCTTCTATTTTTGTCAGTCTGATCACCAAAGGCAGTGTCAATCCCTGAAAGACCAATGTCACAAAAATAACTACAAATGTGATAAAAATGATCAGGTTTCTCATCGGAAATTCGGACTGGGTATTCATCATTACCGGAATAGACAGAGCTGTAGCCAAAGAAACGACTCCTCTCATTCCTGCCCATCCTATAATTAATGGATTTTTCCATCCCGGACTTGGATCACGGCGGGCTTTTTCACTCAGCCATCTTGGAATATGAGCCACAGGATAAATCCATAACAGACGTACTATAATTACGATCAAACTTATAATTAACCCATATTTGATTCCTTCCATTAATGAAATTTCGCCCAATCCATTGATGATATCCGGAAGTTCCAGACCTATTAATACAAAAACCAAAGCGTTCATTACAAAGATCAGGGTATTCCAGACTCCTGTCATATTAATTCTTGTAGTTCCTGTTTTAAAAATTTCATGAGCACGGAAAGACATAAACAATCCTCCGCTCACCACAGCCATTACTCCCGAAAAATGAAAATGTTCTGCAGAAAGAAACAGAATATAAGGCGTAATCACTGTAATGGCAGCATCAATGGCAGGTGTTGTAGGTAAAAAACGGTGAATTGCATAAAAAATATGAGCTCCCGCGATTCCTACTACAATTCCCATTCCTGCTACCAGAAAAAACTGTCCTGCTGCTTCATGCATTGAGAAAGCTCCTGTCATTACTGCGGCAAGCGCAAATCTGAAAACAATCAGTGAAGAGGCATCATTGATCAGACTTTCCCCTTCCAGTATAGCAAGAGTACGTTTTGGAACTTTTAATCCTTTTAAAACCGTAGTAGCTGCCACTGCATCTGGTGGTGAAACAATTCCGCCCAATAAAAAACCCAATGCCAGTGTAAATCCCGGAATCAGCATTTGTGAAGTATAAGCAACCACCAGAGAGGTCAGAAATACCAGACCAAAAGCGAGAAGACTAATAGGGCGTTTCCATTTCCAGAAATCATTCCATGAGGTATACCAGGCCGCTTCATATAAAAGAGGTGGTAAGAAAATCAGGAATATAATATCCGGATCAAGCTTTAAAACAGGTACTCCCGGAATAAAACTAATCCCCAATCCGGCAAGTACCAGAAAGATAGGATAAGCAATTTTGATCCGCTGTGCCAGCATGACCAGCATCATAACGAGTAATAAAAGTCCCAGGATTAAAAGTAGTTGTTCGTGCATGCTTTTAGAAGTTAGAAATTAGAGGTTAGAAGCTAGATTTCAGATTCTGGTTATTTAGGTTTTGGCTATTTTTGTTTGGCGGACTAAAGCCCATCTCTATTGAATGCTAATTTGTGTACTTGGTTAGACTCCTACGGAATCACAATTTGTATGGATAGATAATATGCATACTTTGTCATTCCGCAAGAATCTCACTTCACTTAAATACCTGAAGTATAGTAAAAAATACAAACTTCAATCTAAAAACACTTACTTAAATATTATTGAGTTGGCCAATTCAATTTCTTCCTCGTTAATAGAATGTCCAAAATTGGCATATACTTTTTCTGTTACATCTGCATTCATTTCTCTTAAGATGTTGGCTGTAGCATATACTCTTTCTACAGGAACGTGAAAATCTGGATTGCTGGTTCCAAGAAAAACAGGAGTTTCGGAAAAGTCACCTTTATAGTTTTCACGATTAATCTTATCTCCTATTACTCCGCCAATAATGGCTGCTGCTCCACCAAACTTCTGAGCATTACGGGCCAAAAACTCCAGAGTAAGACAGGCACCCTGAGAAAATCCGAAAAAGTATATGTTTTCAGTTTTAATTCCGGCTTTTACAGCAGCTTTCACTGTTTCATCAACCATTTCAAGGGCTGATGATAACCATGGTTCGTTTTGTTCTACCGGAGCTATAAATGAATAGGGATACCAGGTATGATTCAAAGCTTGTGGGGCTAGCAGTGCATAATCTTTTACATTCAGATGCTGGGATAAACTCAGAATATCCTGAGCGCTTCCTCCGCGTCCATGAACCATGATCAAAGCTTTTTCTGCCTGATTTAATGGAATTCCTGCTGTTTTTATATTTAAAATATGACTCATTATTTCTATCTGAATTTTTCTGTTGGATAATTAATTGCGGGAAGAACTGCTTTCAAACGTTCTCTTCTTTTTTCAAACTGTTGCGGCAATTGCAGATCTTCTCCTAAAAATGCGGCTTCTTCATCCACATCGAACCCGGGACCGGAAGTTGCAATTTCAAACAAAACTCCACCCGGCTCTTTAAAATAGACTGAGGTAAAATATTTTCTGTCCTTCACTTCAGTATGTTCCAGTCCGTATGCATTTAACCTCTTTACCATTTCAAGCTGAGATACTGCATCCGGAGTCGCAAAAGCTACATGGTGAACGGTACCTCTTCCTGCCAATCCTTTCAGAGCACTGGGAGTAGATAAAAGGTCTACATATTTCCCAGGCATATTTTCTGTTCCCAATCTCAGTCTGTCAGGAGTTTCCTTAATCACTTTATGATCCATCTGAGTGGTCAGAAGAGCTGCCGTTCTTTCGTAGGCATCCTGCCAGATTTCTACGTGATGGATTCCTTTTATGGCATAATCTTTAGGAATATAACCATTGTAATATCCTTTTCTTTCATCTTTATCATTAAAAACCAATTCCAATCCTAACCCATCAAAATCTTCAAGATAAATAAAAACTTCATCAGAAAACCTTTGCTGCGGCTGCTTAAAAGGGATGTTGAACTGTTCCAGACGGTTCATCCAATAATCCAGAGCTTCTATAGAAACGGAAAATGCAGTGGTATTAAGCATTCCTTTCCCATGTCTGCCATTGATAAGATCTTTACCATAAGGAAAAGTAGTCATAATCGTTCCTGGTGTACCGTATTCGTCACCGAAATAAAAATGATAAACATCCGAGTAATCAAAATTGACCGTTTTTTTGACTAAACGAAGTCCTAAAACACCGGTATAAAAATCTATATTTTCCTGTGCATTGCCGGTAATTGCCGTTACATGATGCAGTCCTGTGATAAGTTTCATTGTACTGAAATTGTTAATTTGTTATTATAATGTGAAAAGATGGAGAAAGCGGAGGTCAGATAAGCTTTTAATTTTCGTTTAATCTGGTTCCAATACACGTACCTCGAAATCTCACATCCCGAAACACAGCTCCCTATCCCAATTCTCCAACCCTCTCACTATCCGATCCTCAAACTCACTACAGTTCTTCCTTCATCCATACATCATTGTATTCTTCCTGATGACGTTTAAACTGTGCGTGAACATAAGGACACAGCGGTAGAATTTTTAAATCATTTTCTCTTGCGTAGGAAACCAGTCTTTCCAATAATATTTTAGCAAAGCCTTTTCCTTCATATTCCGGATTCACTTCGGTGTGGTAAACCGTCAGTTTTTTTCCAATGACTGAAATATCCATTTTACCGGCTTTGTGATCGTCTGAGAAAAGCTGGATTTCACCTTTTCTTCCTTCTAAAACTATTTCTGTTCTTTCCATTTTTTTGTTTTTAATTCTTAATTCAAAATTAGCATCTTTATGAGCGCTGGCCGATGATCTATGATAAGTTCGGAAGCACTCCTTCTATTTTCTCACGCATTCCTTCATACTGTGCAGGAAGCTTCAGGTTTTTTCCCAATTCGTTCAAAGGTTCATCCACCGTAAATCCCGGGTTGTCAGTTGCAATTTCAAACAAAACACCACCTGGCTCACGGAAATACAGTGAATAGAAATAGTCTCTGTTGATCTTCGGAGTGATACTTAAACCTGCGGATAAGGCTTTTTCACGATATTCCATCAAAACATTGTCATCTTTTACTCTGAATGCAATATGATGATTGGTTCCGGCAGCGTTTCTTCCGGCTGGAATTGTATCGTTTTCAATAATATCAACAAGATTAGCGGTATCAATTGCATCAGTAGCAAATCTGTATCTTTCTCCTTCCTGTTTCTGCAGGCTGTATCCTAAAACATCAGTCAGAACTTTGATTGTAGGATCTGCTTTTTTTAAGGTTAAAGTTACATTATGAAAGCCTTTCAATGCATACTCATCCTTGATATCATCTGTTGTCCATACTTTTCTACTGTCTTCACCTGCAGGTTCTATAAACTGTAACTGAAGACCATCCGGATCTTTGAAAGAGATCATTTTTTCTCCAAACACTTCTCCTTCTTCTACGTTTACATTAAAGCTTTTCAAACGGTTTTTCCAGAATTCAAGGCTTCCTCTGGGTACTGAATATCCGATATGGGTAGCCATTCCGCTTCCATTGTTTCCTTTACCAATTCCTTCCCATGGAAAGAAAGTAAGAATGGTTCCAGGCGTTCCGTTTTCATTCCCAAAATAGAAATGATAAGTTCCCGGATCGTCAAAGTTTACCGTTTTTTTCACCAGTCTTACTCCTAAAACCTGAGTATAAAAATCTAAATTTCTTTTGGCATTGTCTGCTATTGCAGTAATATGATGCAGACCTAATATTCTATTGTCCATTGTCTTTAATTTTTATGCTAAATTACAGTGAACAGACATACTGCACATTTAACTAGTTTAATAAATGAAACTACATCATTTTGGCCAATATCTTTTAGCATACCCCTTAAACAAGAACACTAAAACACCTTTACACAATTCTTAAAAATATCAGTTTATTTTATCTTTCCATAACATCAATTAAGATGCAATTTCAGTCTCATTTGAATTAAAAAGCACAAAACCGTTATAAGTTAAAAAAAATTCATTAAAAAATAAAACTTAAAATACATTGATTTTAAACACATTAAATCATTAACAATAAATTAATATTCAAAATGTCTACTTTTTTAGTGGACTAATAAAAATTATATTATATATTTGCAACCGTATTCAGGAAACAAAACAAAATGAAGGCAGAATTCAAAAATAATTCAATTAAGAAACATACCATCAAAAATATGATGCAGGATATCTGTATGCCTATACATCAAGAATACTGTGGTTGACCTTACTTTTATATAGATATATTTTCAAAGGCTTTACCACGTGGTAGAGCCTTTTTCATTGAACACAACAACATTAAAAATATAAAAATGAGCAATTCTAAAAACAAATGGTTGATTCCATTGGCTTTTACAAATATCTATGTGATATGGGGAATTACGTTTTTAGCTATTTCATTTGGCTTAAAAGGTTTTCCGCCATTCATTCTTTCAGGATTAAGATTTCTGGTTGCCGGAATTCTGATGATTGGATATCTTCTTTCTAAAGGAGAAAAAGCAGATTCTCTGATCAACTGGAAGAAAAATGCAGTTACCGGTATTCTTATTCTTACCGGAGGAACAGGACTTGTAGCCTGGGGAGAACAATATGTAACAGCTTCAGAAGCGGCAATATCTATTGCAACCGGACCGTTCTGGTTTATTGCGATCGACAGAAAAAACTGGAAATATTATTTCTCAGATAAATTCATACCGATAGGATTGGCCATTGGATTTGCAGGATTAATTATGTTTTTAAAAGGCAGCGTAAATTCAAATGCTACTCATGCAATTGCTGACGGAAACCTTCGTATTACGGCGTTTGTTGTATTAGGTTTAAGTTCCATCGCATGGGTACTGGGATCTTTATATTCAAAGAAAAATCCGGCTTCTCAATCTACCTTTATGAATATTGCTCAACAGCTTATAGTAGCAGGATTAGCTTCTTTTTTAATCGCTTTTATAAGAAAAGAATGGACTGGTTTTTCAGTTTCTGCAGTTCCGTTATCGGCATGGTTTGGGGTCCTATTTTTGATCTTCTTTGGATCGATAGTCGCTTATTTGTCGTACATTTGGCTTCTGTCCGTTAAACCCGCTGCTTTGGTAAGCACCCACACCTATATCAATCCTATTGTAACAGTGATTGCAGGTTGGATTGTTGCCAGCCAAAGCATCAATGGAGGTCAGCTGTATGGTTTATTCATCATATTGCTGGGAGTACTTCTAACGAATGTCACCAAGTATTTCAGACTTTCAAAACGGTCAAAGGTAAAAATCAGAAGAATAAGAAGATTGTTTAACAGAGCAGGCAGACCATATCAGCCAATTTAAACAGAATACAAATCAGAATGATAGAAATCAGAAACATATCGAAAACATTTCACCAGAAAAAACAGTCCTTTAAGGCATTGGATAAGGTGAGTTTAAATATAGAGAAGGGAGATATTGTTGGAATTATCGGTTTTTCGGGTGCAGGAAAAAGCACCCTGATCCGTACAGTAAATTTACTGGAAAGACCAGATGAAGGACAGATTATTATTAATGGAAAAGATTTTACCCGGCTTAATTCTAAGCAACTGGCTGAGGAGCGTAAAAAAATCGGAATGATCTTCCAGCATTTCAATCTTCTTTCTTCAAGAACTGTTTTTGATAATGTAGCTCTTCCTTTAGAACTGGATCATAGCAGTAAGGATGAAATCAACAGAAAAGTCAACGAATTACTGAAGATTGTAGGACTTGAAGATAAAGCCAATGATTATCCCAGAAGTCTTTCCGGAGGACAGAAACAAAGGGTAGCCATTGCAAGGGCCCTGGCTAATGATCCTCACCTTCTTCTTTGTGATGAAGCAACCAGCGCACTGGATCCGGCTACAACGCAATCTATCCTGCAGCTTTTAAGAGATATCAACCAGAGACTGGGAATTACCATCCTTTTAATTACCCACGAAATGGAAGTTATCAAAGCGGTCTGCAACCACGTTGCAGTGATTGATCAAGGAAAATTACTAACAAAAGGAACTGTAAGCGAGATTATTTCGAACAAAGAAAACCCGATCATCCGCCAGTTTATAAATTCAGACATCATGACCCTGCCACAGGAATTCATTAGCAGACTGCAGAAAGAGCCCAAAGATGGTTTATTTCCGCTGGTCGAAATAGAACTTAACGAAAACATCAGTGTTGAACAAA
The window above is part of the Chryseobacterium sp. MA9 genome. Proteins encoded here:
- a CDS encoding Crp/Fnr family transcriptional regulator produces the protein MFENIIKNITRFISITPEEEKKITDLLVCQSFPKKTVLLREGEICQFEGYIHKGCVRMYCLDDDGTEVTLLFAIEDWWISDIASFQEQKPSKVYIETLEDSEIYMLNPTTKEKLLQVIPKFERVFRMLVQRNLATLQSRLVNTISKTASDRYLEFIRVYPSIPQRVAQYYIASYLGVSKEFVSTIRKRLASKKEK
- a CDS encoding alpha/beta hydrolase — its product is MSHILNIKTAGIPLNQAEKALIMVHGRGGSAQDILSLSQHLNVKDYALLAPQALNHTWYPYSFIAPVEQNEPWLSSALEMVDETVKAAVKAGIKTENIYFFGFSQGACLTLEFLARNAQKFGGAAAIIGGVIGDKINRENYKGDFSETPVFLGTSNPDFHVPVERVYATANILREMNADVTEKVYANFGHSINEEEIELANSIIFK
- a CDS encoding GNAT family N-acetyltransferase — encoded protein: MERTEIVLEGRKGEIQLFSDDHKAGKMDISVIGKKLTVYHTEVNPEYEGKGFAKILLERLVSYARENDLKILPLCPYVHAQFKRHQEEYNDVWMKEEL
- a CDS encoding methionine ABC transporter ATP-binding protein, giving the protein MIEIRNISKTFHQKKQSFKALDKVSLNIEKGDIVGIIGFSGAGKSTLIRTVNLLERPDEGQIIINGKDFTRLNSKQLAEERKKIGMIFQHFNLLSSRTVFDNVALPLELDHSSKDEINRKVNELLKIVGLEDKANDYPRSLSGGQKQRVAIARALANDPHLLLCDEATSALDPATTQSILQLLRDINQRLGITILLITHEMEVIKAVCNHVAVIDQGKLLTKGTVSEIISNKENPIIRQFINSDIMTLPQEFISRLQKEPKDGLFPLVEIELNENISVEQILSTLYNQYKIPYKLLKADVEYFGDSNFGKLLLQLQGEAEENQQAIYYFNQNKIQNTVKGYA
- a CDS encoding EamA family transporter; translated protein: MSNSKNKWLIPLAFTNIYVIWGITFLAISFGLKGFPPFILSGLRFLVAGILMIGYLLSKGEKADSLINWKKNAVTGILILTGGTGLVAWGEQYVTASEAAISIATGPFWFIAIDRKNWKYYFSDKFIPIGLAIGFAGLIMFLKGSVNSNATHAIADGNLRITAFVVLGLSSIAWVLGSLYSKKNPASQSTFMNIAQQLIVAGLASFLIAFIRKEWTGFSVSAVPLSAWFGVLFLIFFGSIVAYLSYIWLLSVKPAALVSTHTYINPIVTVIAGWIVASQSINGGQLYGLFIILLGVLLTNVTKYFRLSKRSKVKIRRIRRLFNRAGRPYQPI
- a CDS encoding Na+/H+ antiporter, with translation MHEQLLLILGLLLLVMMLVMLAQRIKIAYPIFLVLAGLGISFIPGVPVLKLDPDIIFLIFLPPLLYEAAWYTSWNDFWKWKRPISLLAFGLVFLTSLVVAYTSQMLIPGFTLALGFLLGGIVSPPDAVAATTVLKGLKVPKRTLAILEGESLINDASSLIVFRFALAAVMTGAFSMHEAAGQFFLVAGMGIVVGIAGAHIFYAIHRFLPTTPAIDAAITVITPYILFLSAEHFHFSGVMAVVSGGLFMSFRAHEIFKTGTTRINMTGVWNTLIFVMNALVFVLIGLELPDIINGLGEISLMEGIKYGLIISLIVIIVRLLWIYPVAHIPRWLSEKARRDPSPGWKNPLIIGWAGMRGVVSLATALSIPVMMNTQSEFPMRNLIIFITFVVIFVTLVFQGLTLPLVIRLTKIEEIDPILPSHEQQAGIQMRLDKLAVQKLDKEYNELVNNNSLLENFKKALETDIKLHQNHLNSLEMCTNRQNDMAEYHNVMLHIFALQRKELFQMKREKSFSEDEIRKAESQLDLNELKITGNKHL
- a CDS encoding pirin family protein; amino-acid sequence: MDRKDFLKKGLLGTGMFVASASLASAMKNDIDEIEPLEPIGYNHLPNTESKIKENSVIHRADSRGKADHGWLLSQHTFSFANYYNPERMHFGVLRVLNDDKVEAGRGFGTHPHDNMEIISIPLEGDLEHKDSMGNTAVIRSGDIQVMSAGTGIMHSEFNKNSDKLVKFLQIWIYPKKRNVTPRYDQITLDKTKGHNQFQQILSPNADDEGVWIHQDAWFHLGTFDQNTETHYQVRKKGNGVYVFILKGSAEIGGEIIEERDGFGVWDIQEINIKALKEGTEVLLMEVPMTL
- a CDS encoding ring-cleaving dioxygenase; the encoded protein is MDNRILGLHHITAIADNAKRNLDFYTQVLGVRLVKKTVNFDDPGTYHFYFGNENGTPGTILTFFPWEGIGKGNNGSGMATHIGYSVPRGSLEFWKNRLKSFNVNVEEGEVFGEKMISFKDPDGLQLQFIEPAGEDSRKVWTTDDIKDEYALKGFHNVTLTLKKADPTIKVLTDVLGYSLQKQEGERYRFATDAIDTANLVDIIENDTIPAGRNAAGTNHHIAFRVKDDNVLMEYREKALSAGLSITPKINRDYFYSLYFREPGGVLFEIATDNPGFTVDEPLNELGKNLKLPAQYEGMREKIEGVLPNLS
- a CDS encoding VOC family protein, which encodes MKLITGLHHVTAITGNAQENIDFYTGVLGLRLVKKTVNFDYSDVYHFYFGDEYGTPGTIMTTFPYGKDLINGRHGKGMLNTTAFSVSIEALDYWMNRLEQFNIPFKQPQQRFSDEVFIYLEDFDGLGLELVFNDKDERKGYYNGYIPKDYAIKGIHHVEIWQDAYERTAALLTTQMDHKVIKETPDRLRLGTENMPGKYVDLLSTPSALKGLAGRGTVHHVAFATPDAVSQLEMVKRLNAYGLEHTEVKDRKYFTSVYFKEPGGVLFEIATSGPGFDVDEEAAFLGEDLQLPQQFEKRRERLKAVLPAINYPTEKFR